One Saccharomyces mikatae IFO 1815 strain IFO1815 genome assembly, chromosome: 16 genomic region harbors:
- the SUT2 gene encoding Sut2p (similar to Saccharomyces cerevisiae SUT1 (YGL162W) and SUT2 (YPR009W); ancestral locus Anc_8.109), producing MKPNNRTCDVITNKDESLPALLLPALSNYSCDDTLQKGQISTNGKYPPFVLSDCPLLPKNLSIHAEQSPVQVSSVQLADHSYEKWQKESEKTKLPKLSCPTDYRDYYKTISSGETTDSAVISSIATNRLKRKRQRDGPSCDSCRTKKIKCNATIIVYLQDRNLISSISSNLHYTLSQDDIDQFRTKFFKKLPDVINTYEVIKHLDKIVLFKACTSCSRRNKKSGKCLFSRGFTKSDMNVFSKINSKLKGKTIFELTVDDYIAAGFQTL from the coding sequence ATGAAGCCAAACAATCGAACTTGTGATGTAATTACCAACAAAGACGAATCTCTTCCTGCCCTTTTACTGCCAGCTCTGAGCAATTACAGTTGTGATGATACGTTGCAAAAAGGACAAATATCAACAAATGGCAAATATCCTCCATTCGTTTTATCTGATTGCCCTTTACTACCAAAGAACTTGAGCATTCATGCAGAGCAAAGCCCAGTGCAAGTTTCTTCGGTTCAGCTTGCAGACCATAGTTATGAAAAGTGGCAAAAAGAATCCGAAAAGACCAAACTCCCCAAGCTTAGCTGTCCAACAGATTATCGAGATTACTATaaaacaatttcttctggCGAAACAACTGATTCAGCGGTTATTTCATCTATAGCAACAAATAGACTGAAAAGGAAACGTCAAAGAGACGGCCCAAGTTGTGATTCTTgtagaacaaaaaaaataaaatgcaACGCGACAATCATTGTCTATTTACAAGATAGAAACTTGATCTCctctatttcttcaaatttgcATTATACTCTTTCTCAAGACGACATTGACCAGTTTCGAACGaagtttttcaagaaactgCCGGACGTGATAAATACGTATGAAGTCATAAAACACCTTGATAAGAtagttcttttcaaagccTGCACTTCTTGCagcagaagaaacaaaaaaagcgGAAAGTGTCTTTTTTCTAGAGGGTTCACAAAATCCGACATGAACGTATTCTCTAAAATAAATAGTAAACTTAAAGGCAAGACCATCTTCGAGTTGACTGTCGATGATTATATAGCCGCTGGCTTTCAAACCCTTTAG